The Abyssicoccus albus genome includes a region encoding these proteins:
- the ldmS gene encoding L-aspartate--L-methionine ligase LdmS, whose amino-acid sequence MNLTNKLTVTMKDAYPVTTIYSSRPSYEDSPWLAAEEHQLNFLSARELHIAELPVIVHEASITDKLATLYQLVDRTVPSNVHTFTDRQSYESLLTQLTHDGQNTIQFQYIHDDSILDPSHYTIDKQIFIDLNNKSKIHQFVDPKHLPKRLIIPHHTLEETLKTWNYPFVIKPGDERPTAGGYGVMICYNDEDLYDAKQRIEACSTESDLLIIEQFITPVENYCIQFATTDDGQITYLGAAKQIIDDHGFYKGNESIETIDQDIIDIGYDIMKKGVEYGFFGIAGFDVLVDESNNAYVIDLNFRVNGSTALLLLKEQLNSNYQKFINYFSPGNNEQFYQLIKRYVEAGHLFPLSYYDGDWYKGEYVQSRFGAIWTGESKAFIKHIEAQFKDELNNIKEASNFD is encoded by the coding sequence ATGAATCTAACGAATAAATTAACAGTCACAATGAAAGATGCCTATCCGGTTACAACCATCTACTCGTCAAGACCATCTTATGAAGATAGTCCTTGGTTGGCCGCAGAAGAACATCAACTGAACTTCTTATCTGCTAGGGAATTACATATCGCTGAGCTTCCAGTCATTGTACATGAAGCTTCCATTACAGATAAGCTTGCAACACTTTATCAACTCGTCGACAGAACCGTACCATCAAACGTACACACATTCACAGATCGACAAAGTTATGAATCTTTACTGACACAGCTGACACATGACGGTCAAAATACAATTCAATTCCAGTATATTCATGATGATTCAATACTAGATCCATCGCATTATACAATTGACAAGCAAATATTTATTGATTTAAACAATAAGTCAAAGATTCATCAATTCGTTGATCCAAAACATTTACCGAAGCGATTGATTATTCCACATCATACATTAGAAGAAACACTCAAAACATGGAACTATCCTTTCGTCATTAAACCAGGAGATGAACGTCCTACAGCCGGTGGTTATGGGGTGATGATTTGTTATAACGATGAAGACTTATACGACGCAAAACAGAGAATCGAAGCGTGTTCAACAGAAAGTGATTTATTAATTATTGAACAATTTATCACACCTGTAGAAAATTATTGCATACAATTTGCAACGACCGACGATGGGCAAATCACGTATCTCGGTGCCGCAAAGCAAATTATCGATGATCACGGTTTTTACAAAGGCAATGAAAGCATTGAAACAATTGACCAAGATATCATTGACATCGGGTATGACATTATGAAAAAGGGCGTTGAATATGGGTTCTTTGGAATCGCTGGATTTGATGTATTAGTTGATGAATCGAACAACGCATACGTCATCGACTTAAATTTCAGAGTCAATGGTTCAACTGCATTGTTATTACTGAAAGAACAATTAAACTCTAACTACCAAAAATTTATTAACTATTTTTCACCAGGTAATAATGAGCAATTCTATCAATTGATTAAGCGATACGTTGAAGCGGGTCATTTATTCCCACTCAGTTATTACGATGGAGATTGGTACAAAGGGGAATATGTCCAATCTCGCTTCGGTGCAATATGGACCGGAGAATCAAAAGCGTTCATCAAACACATTGAAGCGCAATTCAAAGACGAATTAAACAACATTAAGGAGGCGTCAAACTTTGATTGA
- a CDS encoding methionine ABC transporter ATP-binding protein — MIEFKHVNKTYSKKGQSIDALKDVSFQVNKGDIYGVIGYSGAGKSTLIRLVNQLETTTSGDVIVDGENINQYSKSELRRARKHIGMIFQHFNLLETKTVFNNVAIPLYLIGTPKEEIKERVHAMLEFVGIGDKAKQYPKELSGGQKQRVAIARALITRPKILLCDEATSALDPATTEQILSLLKKVNNEFDITILIITHEMSVIQQICDKVAVMENGELIEHGSVKQVFSQPRTDTAKRFVSTVIKTSPTTMMQQSIKQSTDRHLFKLFVDTHQLDVPFIEHLIQTLQLNVSIIHAFMAEIQEDTVCYLWLNVQGSDQQIQSVHDYFSSHNIIYEEVA, encoded by the coding sequence TTGATTGAATTTAAGCATGTGAACAAAACTTATTCTAAAAAAGGACAATCCATTGACGCTTTAAAAGATGTCTCCTTCCAAGTGAATAAAGGAGATATATACGGGGTTATTGGATACAGTGGTGCCGGCAAAAGCACACTTATTCGACTCGTCAATCAACTTGAGACGACTACATCTGGTGATGTAATTGTCGATGGTGAAAATATAAACCAATATTCTAAATCAGAACTCAGACGAGCTCGCAAACATATTGGAATGATTTTTCAACATTTTAATTTGTTAGAGACCAAAACAGTCTTTAACAATGTCGCGATTCCTCTCTATTTAATTGGAACACCTAAAGAAGAAATCAAAGAGCGTGTCCATGCGATGTTAGAGTTCGTTGGTATCGGAGATAAAGCAAAACAATACCCGAAAGAACTGTCAGGTGGTCAAAAACAACGCGTTGCAATTGCACGCGCACTCATTACACGACCGAAAATTTTGTTATGTGATGAAGCAACAAGTGCACTAGACCCAGCAACTACAGAGCAAATTTTATCGCTGTTAAAGAAAGTCAATAATGAATTCGACATTACCATTCTAATCATTACTCATGAAATGAGTGTCATTCAACAAATATGCGATAAAGTTGCCGTGATGGAAAATGGTGAACTCATTGAACACGGATCAGTCAAGCAAGTGTTTAGTCAACCTAGAACGGATACAGCAAAACGGTTTGTATCTACAGTGATTAAAACTTCACCGACGACGATGATGCAACAATCGATAAAGCAATCAACAGATCGCCACTTATTTAAACTCTTTGTCGATACCCATCAATTAGACGTTCCTTTTATCGAGCATTTAATTCAAACGCTGCAGCTCAATGTGTCAATCATTCATGCATTTATGGCAGAAATCCAAGAGGATACAGTATGTTATTTGTGGCTTAATGTTCAAGGTTCAGATCAGCAAATACAATCGGTTCATGATTATTTCTCATCACACAATATCATTTATGAGGAGGTTGCTTAA
- a CDS encoding methionine ABC transporter permease yields the protein MFGSSLDSAQLIQALYETLHMVTMSLIFGTLIGLPLGILLVITRKNGIWENPFIYHLINPIINILRSIPFIILLIAIVPLTKLIAGTSIGTTAAIVPLTIYVAPYLARLIENSLLEVGDGIIEAAEAMGATPFQIIRHFLLPESFGSLILTITTAIIGLIGATAMAGAVGGGGIGDLALVYGYQRFDNIAILITVVILVVLVQIIQPIGNYLARKVRKN from the coding sequence ATGTTTGGTTCTTCATTAGATAGTGCTCAACTCATACAAGCACTATATGAAACGTTGCATATGGTAACGATGTCGTTAATCTTTGGGACTCTCATCGGACTCCCACTCGGTATATTGCTCGTCATTACAAGAAAAAATGGAATATGGGAAAACCCCTTCATATATCATTTGATTAATCCAATCATCAATATTTTACGTTCAATTCCATTTATTATATTACTCATTGCAATCGTTCCTTTAACAAAGCTCATCGCCGGAACTTCAATAGGTACAACCGCTGCTATCGTGCCACTCACAATATACGTGGCACCCTATTTAGCACGACTCATAGAAAATTCACTGCTCGAAGTTGGTGATGGAATTATCGAGGCCGCCGAAGCAATGGGCGCAACACCATTTCAAATCATCCGTCACTTTCTATTACCAGAGTCATTCGGATCATTAATTTTAACCATTACAACCGCAATTATCGGTTTAATCGGAGCTACAGCCATGGCAGGTGCTGTAGGCGGAGGCGGAATCGGTGATCTAGCACTTGTCTATGGCTACCAGCGATTCGATAATATCGCAATCCTTATTACGGTTGTCATCTTAGTTGTCTTAGTCCAAATTATCCAACCCATCGGTAACTATTTAGCACGAAAAGTTCGAAAAAATTAA
- the gmpC gene encoding dipeptide ABC transporter glycylmethionine-binding lipoprotein, translated as MKKMILTLLSAILFLSACGSNEQKEDKKNVTIGITSNDSVAWKKVQELAKEEGINVELKAFSDYNVPNTALNDGDIDMNAFQHFAFLNEFEKAHEGVEIKPIRTTVLAPLGIYSEKIEDIKDVKDGAKVIIPNDVSNQARALKLLEKVGLLKLNEDFGLTGSPKDIKENKKNLEIKAVDAQQTARALSDVDLSIINNGVAVKAGLNPKDDPIFLEDSEGEATKPYINFIAVKESEKDNEVYNKVADLYHSKEAQDALKEDTKDGEIIVDLDEDEIEAIEKELAE; from the coding sequence ATGAAAAAAATGATTCTTACTTTACTATCAGCTATTTTATTTCTATCTGCATGTGGATCAAACGAACAAAAAGAAGATAAGAAAAATGTCACAATCGGTATTACATCAAATGATAGTGTAGCTTGGAAGAAAGTTCAAGAACTCGCTAAGGAAGAAGGTATAAATGTTGAATTGAAGGCATTTTCTGACTATAACGTACCTAATACTGCACTCAATGATGGTGATATCGATATGAATGCATTCCAACACTTTGCTTTCTTAAATGAATTTGAAAAAGCACATGAAGGTGTTGAAATTAAGCCAATCCGTACAACTGTTTTAGCACCACTCGGTATTTATTCTGAAAAAATCGAAGATATTAAAGACGTCAAAGACGGTGCTAAAGTGATCATCCCAAATGACGTATCGAACCAAGCACGCGCATTAAAGTTGTTAGAAAAAGTAGGATTACTTAAATTGAACGAAGACTTCGGTTTAACTGGATCACCTAAAGATATTAAAGAGAATAAGAAGAACTTAGAAATTAAAGCAGTTGACGCTCAACAAACAGCTCGTGCACTATCTGATGTAGATTTATCAATCATCAATAACGGTGTTGCTGTAAAAGCAGGCCTTAACCCGAAAGATGATCCTATTTTCTTAGAAGATTCTGAGGGAGAAGCAACGAAACCTTATATCAACTTTATCGCAGTCAAAGAAAGTGAAAAAGACAACGAAGTATACAACAAAGTAGCTGATTTATACCATTCTAAAGAAGCTCAAGACGCATTAAAAGAAGATACAAAAGACGGTGAAATCATCGTCGACTTAGATGAAGATGAAATTGAAGCCATCGAAAAAGAACTTGCTGAATAA